One window of the Roseovarius sp. THAF9 genome contains the following:
- the secD gene encoding protein translocase subunit SecD, producing the protein MLQIDLWKRVVIWGCVALGLLLAMPNGFYTRVETHNDATMALEMGGEAEGLQEQAEMWPDWLPSGLVNLGLDLRGGAHLLAEVQVEDVYDARIEAMWPEIRDLLREERDRVGPIRLQDTDAPELRVRLVENPSEAEYAASLVRGLARPVSSVAGAGQNDIAVSVEGEAVVVTLSEAERQASDEQTVRTAREIIERRINEMGTREPTIQRQGADRILIQVPGVGSAAELKDIIGTTAQLTFQPVVSRTADGNENPGGGNEILPSVDEQGVFYILERAPVVTGEQLVDAQPDFDQNGQPAVSFRFNPTGARQFGDYTAENVGNPFAIVLDNEVISAPVIQAHIPGGTGIITGQFSVEDSTNLAVLLRAGALPAELEFLEERTIGPELGADSIAAGQIACIVAFVLVLAFMWASYGIFGLFANIALIINVGLIFGLLSMIGATLTLPGIAGIVLTIGMAVDANVLVFERIREEMKTAKGAARAIELGYEKALSAITDANITTFITALILYAMGSGPVRGFAITLGLGIITSVFTAIFVTRLIAVMWFERKRPKRVLEGRTLRLVPKETSWDFFKRWKLSLGLSGFLIVIALGSFLLQGLNYGIDFRGGTTIRTESAQTVDVGQYRDAITPLELGDVSITEVFDPTFGPEQNVTMIRIQAQEGQESVSADTIAQVEAALQEVVPDLTFTSVESVGPKVSGELIQTAVIAVLLAIGAVLVYIWLRFEWQFALGAVIALVHDVVLTIGIFSEVQIQFDLAIIAALLTIVGYSLNDTVVVFDRVRENLRKYKKKPLKEVLNISINETLSRTVMTSVTTLLALLALFVLGGDVIRGFVFAMIWGVIVGTYSSVFVASTVLLWLGVKRDWSKPDANAGTQFANVDA; encoded by the coding sequence ATGCTTCAGATCGACCTTTGGAAACGCGTGGTGATTTGGGGCTGTGTGGCCTTGGGCCTGCTGTTGGCGATGCCCAACGGGTTCTACACCCGTGTCGAGACCCATAACGACGCCACCATGGCGCTGGAAATGGGCGGAGAGGCCGAGGGGTTGCAGGAGCAGGCCGAGATGTGGCCCGATTGGCTGCCCTCCGGCCTGGTGAACCTTGGGCTCGATCTGCGGGGCGGGGCGCACCTGCTGGCCGAAGTGCAGGTCGAGGACGTCTATGATGCGCGGATCGAGGCGATGTGGCCGGAGATTCGCGACTTGCTTCGGGAAGAGCGCGACCGGGTCGGCCCGATCCGTTTGCAGGATACCGACGCGCCGGAACTGCGCGTGCGGCTTGTCGAAAACCCTTCGGAGGCCGAATACGCCGCGAGCCTCGTGCGCGGGTTGGCGCGGCCTGTGTCCAGTGTCGCGGGCGCAGGACAGAACGATATCGCGGTGAGTGTCGAGGGCGAGGCTGTCGTGGTCACGCTGAGCGAGGCCGAACGGCAAGCCAGTGACGAGCAGACCGTGCGCACCGCGCGGGAGATCATCGAACGCCGGATCAACGAAATGGGCACGCGAGAGCCCACGATTCAGCGGCAGGGGGCCGACCGCATTCTGATCCAGGTGCCGGGTGTGGGCAGTGCCGCGGAGCTGAAGGACATCATCGGCACCACGGCGCAGCTGACCTTTCAGCCCGTGGTAAGCCGCACCGCGGACGGGAATGAAAACCCCGGTGGCGGCAACGAGATCCTGCCATCTGTGGACGAACAGGGTGTGTTCTACATCCTGGAACGCGCGCCGGTGGTGACCGGTGAACAGCTGGTCGATGCGCAGCCCGATTTCGACCAGAACGGGCAGCCTGCCGTGTCGTTCCGGTTCAACCCGACGGGGGCGCGGCAGTTCGGGGATTACACGGCCGAGAACGTGGGCAACCCCTTTGCCATCGTGCTCGACAACGAGGTGATCAGCGCGCCGGTGATCCAGGCGCATATTCCCGGCGGCACCGGCATCATCACCGGGCAGTTCAGCGTCGAGGACAGCACGAACCTTGCCGTCTTGCTGCGGGCGGGTGCCTTGCCTGCCGAGCTTGAATTCCTCGAAGAACGCACCATCGGGCCGGAACTGGGTGCGGACAGCATCGCGGCGGGGCAAATCGCCTGTATCGTGGCCTTCGTACTGGTGCTGGCCTTCATGTGGGCGAGCTATGGCATTTTCGGCCTCTTCGCCAATATTGCGCTGATCATCAACGTGGGGCTGATCTTTGGCCTGCTAAGCATGATCGGGGCGACGCTGACATTGCCGGGGATCGCGGGGATCGTGCTGACCATCGGGATGGCTGTGGACGCCAACGTACTGGTCTTCGAGCGGATCCGCGAAGAAATGAAGACGGCCAAGGGTGCTGCGCGGGCGATTGAGCTGGGGTATGAAAAGGCGCTGAGCGCGATTACCGACGCCAACATCACCACCTTCATCACGGCGCTGATCCTTTACGCCATGGGGTCCGGCCCGGTGCGCGGCTTTGCTATCACGCTGGGGCTGGGGATCATCACCTCGGTCTTCACGGCGATTTTCGTCACCCGCCTGATCGCGGTGATGTGGTTCGAGCGCAAACGGCCCAAGCGGGTGCTGGAGGGCCGGACGCTGCGGCTTGTGCCCAAGGAGACCAGCTGGGATTTCTTCAAACGGTGGAAGCTGTCGCTGGGCTTGTCTGGCTTTCTGATCGTGATCGCGCTGGGCTCGTTCCTGTTGCAGGGGCTGAATTACGGCATCGATTTCCGGGGTGGCACGACGATCCGGACGGAAAGTGCGCAGACGGTGGACGTGGGGCAGTACCGCGACGCCATCACGCCGCTGGAACTGGGCGACGTCAGTATCACCGAGGTCTTTGACCCGACATTCGGCCCCGAGCAGAACGTGACCATGATCCGGATCCAGGCGCAGGAGGGGCAGGAAAGCGTGTCGGCGGACACCATCGCACAGGTGGAGGCCGCGTTGCAGGAGGTGGTGCCGGACCTGACCTTTACCTCGGTGGAAAGCGTGGGGCCGAAAGTGTCGGGCGAGTTGATCCAGACCGCCGTGATCGCGGTGCTCTTGGCCATCGGCGCGGTGCTTGTCTATATCTGGCTGAGGTTCGAGTGGCAGTTCGCGCTGGGCGCGGTCATAGCATTGGTGCATGACGTGGTGCTGACCATCGGCATATTCTCGGAAGTGCAGATCCAGTTCGACCTTGCGATCATCGCGGCGCTTCTGACCATCGTCGGCTATTCGCTGAACGACACGGTGGTGGTCTTTGACCGGGTGCGCGAGAACCTGCGGAAGTACAAGAAGAAGCCGCTGAAGGAAGTGCTGAACATCTCGATCAACGAGACGCTGAGCCGGACGGTCATGACCTCTGTCACCACCCTGCTCGCGCTGCTGGCGCTGTTCGTTCTGGGTGGCGACGTCATTCGCGGGTTCGTCTTCGCGATGATTTGGGGCGTGATCGTGGGCACTTACAGCTCGGTCTTCGTGGCCAGCACGGTGCTGCTGTGGCTGGGGGTCAAGCGCGACTGGTCGAAGCCGGACGCGAATGCCGGAACGCAGTTCGCGAATGTAGATGCCTGA
- the ccmA gene encoding heme ABC exporter ATP-binding protein CcmA, which produces MRLTVRDLCVARGGVRVLDAVSFAVAAGEALVLRGPNGAGKTTLLRTLAGLQPPVDGAVEYPADSVVYAGHADGIKPALSVVENLSFWAQVFGRKEISHALAAYELEGLAHRPAGFLSAGQKRRLGLARLLVTGRAIWILDEPTVSLDARAVGMFAAVVRAHLAEGGIAVLATHIDLGLDEATVLDVAPFRAVRQELDDFDEAFL; this is translated from the coding sequence ATGCGCCTGACGGTCCGGGACCTTTGCGTGGCACGCGGCGGCGTGCGGGTGCTGGACGCTGTGAGTTTCGCCGTGGCGGCGGGCGAGGCGCTGGTGCTGCGCGGGCCGAACGGGGCGGGCAAGACGACCCTCTTGCGCACGCTGGCGGGGTTGCAGCCTCCGGTAGACGGCGCGGTCGAGTATCCCGCCGACAGCGTGGTTTATGCCGGGCATGCGGACGGGATCAAGCCCGCGCTGAGCGTGGTCGAGAACCTGAGCTTTTGGGCGCAGGTCTTTGGCCGAAAAGAGATTTCTCACGCCTTGGCAGCTTATGAACTCGAGGGTTTGGCGCATCGGCCCGCAGGGTTTCTGTCTGCCGGGCAGAAGCGACGGCTGGGGCTAGCGCGACTGTTGGTGACGGGCCGCGCGATCTGGATTCTGGACGAGCCCACGGTGTCGCTGGATGCGCGTGCGGTGGGCATGTTCGCCGCCGTGGTGCGGGCGCATCTGGCCGAAGGTGGCATCGCTGTGCTGGCCACGCATATCGACCTTGGCCTTGACGAGGCGACGGTGCTGGACGTGGCGCCCTTTCGCGCGGTGCGGCAGGAGCTGGACGATTTCGACGAGGCATTCCTGTGA
- a CDS encoding heme ABC transporter permease, with amino-acid sequence MASLWEYANPKKFIDTTDKVLPWVSVLAVLCLATGLIWGFFFTPDDFRQGSTVKIIYLHVPSALMAINAWIMMLVASLIWVVRRHHVSALAARAAAPVGVVMTVIALATGAIWGQPMWGTWWAWDPRLTSFLILFLFYLGYIALWEAIENDDTAADLTAILCIVGSVFALLSRYAVLFWNQGLHQGASLSLDKEENVADVFYFPLLVSIAGFVFLFIALVFLRTQTEIRARRMRALLARDRMEA; translated from the coding sequence GTGGCATCACTCTGGGAATACGCCAACCCGAAGAAGTTCATCGACACGACGGACAAGGTTTTGCCGTGGGTGTCGGTGCTGGCCGTGCTGTGCCTTGCGACCGGGTTGATCTGGGGCTTTTTCTTCACGCCGGACGACTTCCGTCAGGGCTCGACCGTCAAGATCATCTATCTGCACGTGCCGAGCGCGCTGATGGCGATCAACGCATGGATCATGATGCTGGTGGCCTCGCTGATCTGGGTCGTCCGGCGGCACCATGTGAGCGCGCTGGCGGCCCGTGCGGCGGCACCGGTGGGCGTGGTGATGACGGTGATCGCACTGGCGACCGGGGCGATCTGGGGTCAGCCGATGTGGGGGACGTGGTGGGCGTGGGACCCGCGGCTGACGTCGTTCCTGATCCTTTTCCTGTTCTACCTCGGCTATATCGCGCTGTGGGAAGCCATCGAGAACGACGACACGGCGGCGGACCTGACCGCGATCCTGTGTATCGTTGGGTCGGTCTTTGCCCTGCTGAGCCGATACGCGGTGCTGTTCTGGAACCAGGGGCTGCACCAGGGGGCGTCGCTGAGCCTCGACAAGGAAGAGAACGTGGCGGACGTGTTCTATTTCCCGCTGTTGGTGTCGATTGCGGGGTTCGTGTTTTTGTTCATCGCGCTGGTCTTCTTACGCACGCAAACCGAGATCCGGGCGCGGCGCATGCGGGCGCTCTTGGCCCGTGACCGGATGGAGGCGTGA
- the ccmB gene encoding heme exporter protein CcmB codes for MTALLLRDIRLAVRAGGGFGLGLAFFLIVVVLVPFGVGPQSELLSRIAAGILWIGALLACLVSLDRIFALDWEDGSLDLLATAPLPMEAVAAIKGLAHWITTGLPLVLAAPVLGVLLNLPAQGYGPLVLSLLLGTPALSMIGAFGAALTVGLRRGGLLLSLLVLPLYVPTLIFGAEMARRGVDGQDYTTPMLMLAGITCGTIALLPFASAAVLRVNLR; via the coding sequence GTGACCGCGTTGCTGCTGAGAGACATACGGCTGGCCGTGCGGGCCGGGGGCGGGTTCGGGCTGGGCCTCGCCTTCTTCCTGATCGTCGTGGTGCTGGTGCCGTTCGGCGTGGGGCCGCAATCGGAACTCTTGTCGCGGATCGCGGCGGGGATCCTGTGGATCGGGGCGCTGCTGGCCTGTCTTGTCTCGCTCGACCGGATCTTTGCGCTGGACTGGGAAGACGGCAGCCTTGATCTGCTGGCCACGGCCCCGCTGCCGATGGAGGCGGTGGCGGCCATCAAGGGGCTGGCGCACTGGATCACGACGGGACTGCCGCTGGTGCTGGCCGCCCCCGTGCTGGGGGTGCTGTTGAACCTGCCGGCGCAGGGCTACGGGCCATTGGTGCTGTCCCTGCTTCTGGGTACGCCGGCGTTGAGCATGATCGGTGCGTTCGGCGCGGCGCTGACCGTGGGGTTGCGGCGAGGCGGGCTCTTGTTGAGCCTGCTTGTTCTGCCGCTATACGTGCCCACATTGATCTTTGGCGCCGAGATGGCGCGCCGGGGCGTGGATGGGCAGGACTACACGACGCCGATGCTGATGCTGGCGGGGATCACCTGCGGCACCATCGCGCTTTTGCCTTTCGCATCGGCTGCGGTATTGAGGGTCAACCTGCGTTAA
- a CDS encoding DsbE family thiol:disulfide interchange protein has translation MSKSSFLMVLPPVIFAALAAVFYIGMQREDPDALPSAIEGKPAPAVALTELEGKTPFTDAELRSGGVKLVNYWASWCAPCRVEHPHLEALAEEGVTIYGVNYKDQPGNALGFLEELGDPYTAIGADPNGRMALDWGLYGVPETYVIDGDGRVVLRFPGPITERVMEGQIRPAIEKARGG, from the coding sequence ATGTCTAAATCCTCGTTCCTGATGGTGTTGCCGCCGGTGATATTCGCGGCGCTGGCCGCTGTGTTCTATATCGGGATGCAGCGCGAGGACCCCGATGCGCTGCCCTCGGCCATCGAAGGCAAGCCGGCGCCCGCCGTCGCGCTGACCGAGCTGGAGGGCAAGACGCCGTTCACCGACGCGGAGTTGCGTAGTGGCGGCGTGAAACTGGTGAATTACTGGGCCAGCTGGTGCGCGCCGTGCCGGGTGGAGCATCCGCATCTGGAGGCGCTGGCCGAGGAGGGCGTCACCATCTACGGCGTGAATTACAAGGACCAGCCGGGCAATGCGCTGGGGTTCCTGGAGGAACTGGGCGATCCTTATACGGCCATCGGGGCCGATCCGAACGGGCGCATGGCGCTGGATTGGGGACTGTATGGCGTGCCGGAGACTTATGTCATCGACGGCGATGGACGGGTCGTGCTGCGCTTTCCGGGGCCGATCACCGAGCGCGTGATGGAGGGGCAGATCCGCCCCGCGATCGAGAAAGCGCGGGGCGGCTGA
- a CDS encoding Mth938-like domain-containing protein, translating into MRLNEVTFSDVKPIDGYGPGFFRVGGEAIEGAVCVGPDGVKAWGGYEDSASLMELVDKVDVLFIGTGAETAHVPGDFRTALEEAGIGVEAMNSPAAARTYNVLISEGRRVAAALLPV; encoded by the coding sequence ATGCGCCTGAACGAGGTAACATTTTCCGATGTGAAGCCGATCGACGGCTACGGCCCCGGCTTTTTCCGTGTGGGCGGAGAGGCGATCGAGGGCGCGGTCTGCGTGGGTCCGGATGGGGTGAAAGCCTGGGGCGGGTACGAGGACAGCGCGTCTCTGATGGAGCTGGTGGACAAGGTTGACGTGCTGTTCATCGGCACCGGCGCCGAGACGGCGCATGTGCCGGGCGATTTCCGCACCGCGCTGGAGGAGGCGGGCATCGGAGTGGAGGCGATGAATTCGCCCGCGGCGGCGCGGACCTACAACGTGTTGATCTCGGAGGGGCGGCGCGTGGCTGCGGCCCTGTTGCCGGTCTGA
- the ccmD gene encoding heme exporter protein CcmD: MMPELGKYAEAVLSSYAVSLVLLIALVVLSWRRSVRVKNALKDVERKRKSDV, encoded by the coding sequence GTGATGCCGGAGCTTGGAAAATATGCCGAGGCGGTACTGTCGTCCTACGCGGTGTCGCTGGTGCTGCTGATCGCGCTGGTCGTGCTCAGCTGGCGGCGATCGGTGCGCGTGAAGAACGCACTGAAAGATGTTGAAAGAAAGCGGAAATCGGATGTCTAA
- a CDS encoding flagellar motor switch protein FliG, with protein MSSSNFGQLALSGPSANAAAQLTRRQKAAIIVRFLINEGADVPLQDLPDELQRRLTQQMGTMRYVDRATLADVVAEFASEVEAMGLTFPRGVAGALTALDGRISPQTASRLRKEAGVRQFGEPWEQVRTAQTDDLLEILQSEGTEVAAVLLSKLDVARAAELLGKMPGDAARRIAIAMSQTGAVTPDAVDRIGLSLAAQLHSVPETAFPEGPVERVGAILNFSPAATRDDVLMGLDESDQSFAAKVRKAIFTFVNISERLNPIDVPKITRDVEQAALVQALAHAQTSEDAKASAEFILENMSKRMSDALREEIEALGKVKPKDGEAAMTDVVNVIRTLEASGELQLIVPDDDEEETA; from the coding sequence ATGAGCAGCAGCAATTTTGGGCAACTGGCGCTTTCGGGGCCGTCCGCCAACGCGGCGGCCCAGCTGACTCGCCGGCAGAAGGCAGCAATTATCGTGCGTTTTCTCATCAACGAAGGCGCCGATGTGCCGTTGCAGGACCTGCCCGACGAATTGCAGCGCCGCCTGACCCAGCAAATGGGCACGATGCGCTATGTCGACCGCGCGACCTTGGCCGATGTCGTCGCCGAATTCGCCTCCGAGGTCGAGGCGATGGGCCTGACCTTCCCGCGCGGCGTGGCCGGCGCGCTCACGGCGCTCGACGGGCGCATCAGCCCGCAAACCGCCTCGCGCCTGCGCAAGGAGGCCGGCGTGCGCCAGTTCGGCGAGCCGTGGGAACAGGTGCGCACCGCCCAAACCGATGACTTGCTCGAAATCCTGCAATCCGAAGGTACCGAGGTTGCCGCGGTGCTACTGTCCAAGCTCGACGTGGCCCGCGCCGCCGAACTCTTGGGCAAGATGCCAGGCGACGCCGCGCGCCGCATCGCCATCGCCATGTCCCAGACCGGCGCTGTCACCCCCGATGCGGTCGACAGAATCGGCCTGTCGCTGGCCGCACAACTGCACAGCGTACCCGAAACCGCCTTTCCCGAAGGGCCCGTCGAACGGGTGGGCGCCATTCTCAACTTCTCCCCGGCCGCCACCCGCGACGACGTGCTCATGGGCCTCGACGAAAGCGACCAAAGCTTTGCCGCCAAGGTCCGCAAGGCGATCTTCACTTTCGTCAACATCTCCGAGCGTCTCAACCCCATCGACGTGCCCAAGATTACCCGCGACGTCGAACAGGCCGCGCTGGTGCAGGCGCTGGCCCACGCCCAGACCAGCGAAGACGCCAAGGCATCCGCCGAATTCATCCTGGAAAACATGTCGAAACGCATGTCCGACGCCCTGCGAGAAGAAATCGAGGCCTTGGGCAAGGTCAAGCCCAAGGATGGCGAGGCTGCCATGACCGACGTGGTCAATGTCATCCGCACGCTGGAGGCCAGCGGCGAATTGCAACTGATCGTGCCCGACGACGATGAAGAGGAAACCGCCTGA
- a CDS encoding sulfite exporter TauE/SafE family protein, translating into MPDILSGVLATPGLVWLCFAIGVAGLVRGFTGFGTALIVVPVANIFLSPKEVIVVIMLTGIASNVAILRGAWRQGDPKEVGVLVLAALVTVPLGLMLLDLLNNDTVRWIITGVAAGMLAALIAGWRYTRAITRPGLLAIGAAAGIVGGLTGLTGPVVILFYLSGQAAVQSVRGNTILFLAALDVVLIANLLWQGAVTAELAMLAVVMSVPYLMTTLIGQALFDPTRERLYRWAAYGVIALAVISGLPLWD; encoded by the coding sequence ATGCCTGATATCCTGAGCGGGGTGCTGGCCACCCCGGGGCTGGTCTGGCTGTGCTTCGCGATCGGGGTCGCGGGGCTGGTGCGTGGGTTCACCGGGTTCGGCACGGCGCTGATCGTGGTGCCGGTCGCCAATATTTTTCTGTCGCCCAAGGAAGTGATCGTTGTGATCATGCTGACCGGCATCGCCAGCAACGTGGCGATTTTGCGCGGGGCGTGGCGGCAGGGGGACCCGAAAGAGGTCGGTGTCCTGGTGCTGGCGGCTTTGGTCACCGTGCCGCTGGGCCTGATGCTGCTGGACCTTCTGAACAACGACACGGTGCGCTGGATCATCACCGGCGTTGCAGCGGGGATGCTGGCGGCGCTGATCGCCGGGTGGCGTTACACGCGGGCCATCACCCGGCCGGGGCTTTTGGCCATCGGGGCGGCGGCGGGGATCGTTGGCGGGCTGACCGGCCTGACGGGCCCGGTGGTGATCCTGTTCTACCTGTCGGGGCAGGCGGCGGTGCAGTCGGTGCGGGGCAACACGATCCTGTTTCTGGCCGCCCTAGACGTGGTGCTGATCGCCAACCTGCTGTGGCAGGGGGCGGTGACGGCGGAGCTAGCCATGCTGGCCGTGGTGATGTCGGTGCCCTACCTGATGACCACCTTGATCGGGCAGGCCCTGTTTGACCCCACGCGCGAGCGGCTGTATCGCTGGGCCGCCTACGGGGTGATCGCGCTGGCGGTCATCTCGGGCTTGCCGTTGTGGGACTGA
- a CDS encoding pentapeptide repeat-containing protein, with protein sequence MNQETVTVTLPISAHGLGVMLSVIGILVLSVLIFLAIRHDKPSDWLPKLQERMGLGALPEVLVLLLSIVWTALFLSLVFGIFWVVYGIFDRASAVTAEEGRELRWYLLTLTAITASLGAVISLPFTLIRVGLNRRQTETAEQGLITDRINTAVEGLGAEKQTSVHRKDSRGNLLFHEKEGSESKAEDKLDYKRPVIVQLTEPNLEVRVGAIYALERISRDSELDHIQIMEILCAYIKQNAGHGEKALPEDFSNPRIWRDWAEEERDFPRLDIDAALNTIERRSEKHKMIELEKGFRLNLERVPMRKMILPLRNFARMGFRRAEFQGANLFEANLSGTDLRLAKLQGALLSGANLESAHLLRAEMQGASLFRAKFEGAFLEGASMQGADLGSAQMKGLHLKDVNLQSADLYLTNLEQTKIEKAIFDEFTELLGAKLEGAALKSTDLSKPQYVYDHLEMVFGDASVKLPGGINPEHEKWPKHWSQEKLDDREFDQEWQKWRHKRMQVMGTPP encoded by the coding sequence ATGAACCAAGAAACCGTTACGGTCACGCTGCCTATTTCGGCACATGGGCTGGGCGTTATGCTATCGGTAATCGGCATATTGGTTTTGTCCGTACTCATCTTTTTAGCGATCCGGCACGATAAACCCTCCGATTGGCTTCCCAAATTGCAGGAGCGAATGGGGTTGGGTGCGCTACCGGAAGTTCTGGTTTTGCTCCTCAGCATTGTCTGGACGGCTCTGTTTTTGTCGCTCGTCTTTGGCATTTTCTGGGTAGTCTACGGCATATTCGACCGCGCCAGCGCCGTGACGGCGGAAGAAGGCCGTGAACTTCGCTGGTACTTGCTAACACTGACTGCCATTACGGCATCGCTGGGTGCCGTTATTTCTCTCCCTTTCACGCTGATCCGTGTCGGCCTCAACCGGCGACAGACGGAGACAGCAGAACAGGGGTTAATCACCGACAGAATTAACACTGCGGTCGAAGGCTTAGGCGCGGAAAAGCAAACTAGTGTGCATAGAAAGGATAGCAGAGGAAACCTACTATTCCATGAGAAAGAGGGTAGCGAATCTAAAGCTGAAGATAAACTAGACTACAAAAGGCCAGTCATAGTTCAACTGACAGAACCAAATCTGGAGGTTCGTGTCGGCGCGATCTATGCTCTCGAACGCATTTCTCGTGACAGCGAACTAGACCACATCCAAATAATGGAGATCTTGTGCGCGTATATTAAGCAAAACGCGGGTCACGGAGAAAAGGCACTGCCCGAAGACTTTTCAAATCCAAGAATCTGGAGGGATTGGGCTGAAGAGGAGAGAGATTTTCCACGGCTCGATATAGACGCGGCGCTTAACACAATTGAACGACGCAGCGAAAAACATAAGATGATAGAACTAGAAAAAGGCTTTCGACTTAATCTTGAGCGCGTACCTATGCGCAAAATGATCCTTCCTCTTCGAAACTTCGCTAGAATGGGTTTCAGACGTGCCGAATTTCAAGGGGCAAACCTTTTCGAGGCAAATTTGAGTGGAACTGATCTACGGCTCGCTAAGTTGCAGGGTGCGTTATTGTCGGGAGCGAATTTAGAAAGCGCACACTTGTTAAGAGCTGAGATGCAAGGAGCCTCATTATTCAGAGCTAAGTTTGAAGGGGCTTTCCTAGAAGGCGCGAGTATGCAAGGCGCCGACCTTGGAAGTGCACAGATGAAGGGCTTACATCTGAAAGATGTTAACCTTCAAAGTGCTGATTTATACCTCACCAATTTGGAGCAGACAAAGATCGAGAAAGCGATCTTCGACGAGTTTACAGAGCTTTTAGGAGCAAAATTAGAGGGTGCCGCGCTTAAATCTACAGACTTGTCCAAACCGCAATATGTGTACGACCATTTAGAAATGGTATTCGGTGATGCCAGTGTGAAACTTCCAGGAGGCATCAATCCAGAACACGAGAAGTGGCCAAAGCATTGGTCACAGGAAAAACTTGACGACCGTGAATTCGATCAGGAATGGCAAAAATGGCGTCACAAACGAATGCAAGTAATGGGGACTCCACCCTAG
- the yajC gene encoding preprotein translocase subunit YajC — protein MEAIGQFIPLILIFAIMWFLLIRPQQKKLKEHQAMVAALRKGDQIVTQGGIVGKVTRVKEGEEIEVEIAEGVKVRVVRNTVAQVLSKTEPAS, from the coding sequence ATGGAAGCCATTGGCCAGTTCATCCCGCTCATCCTGATCTTCGCGATCATGTGGTTCCTGCTCATTCGCCCGCAGCAGAAGAAGCTAAAAGAGCACCAGGCGATGGTGGCGGCGCTGCGCAAGGGCGACCAGATCGTCACGCAGGGCGGCATCGTGGGCAAGGTGACCCGCGTCAAGGAAGGCGAAGAGATCGAGGTGGAGATCGCCGAGGGTGTGAAAGTGCGCGTCGTGCGCAACACCGTGGCGCAGGTTCTGTCGAAGACCGAGCCGGCCTCCTGA
- a CDS encoding ABC transporter ATP-binding protein gives MQDTIPRLETRNLVRRYDGRTVVDDVSLSVLPGQVTCLLGPSGCGKSTTLRMIAGVEMQDSGEIWVDGKLVCDTVFRVPPERRHIGLMFQDFALFPHLRVGENVAFGLGGTADEKAARVAELLERVGLEGYARNFPHELSGGEQQRVALARALAPRPSIMLMDEPFSGLDNRLRDGIRDETLEILREQDTAVLLVTHEPEEAMRMADTIALMRDGRIVQQGAPYNIYNAPADRAAVSFFSDVNVVRGEVHGALAQTPFGQFLAPGVPDGQAVEIVVRPQHVKLDFDRAGKGPAPTISDGTAVRGEVRRARFMGGESLVEFQMEFGGPRFKVTVPAVFLPKNGTPMWLTIRRDKCFIFPVD, from the coding sequence TTGCAGGACACCATTCCGCGCCTTGAGACACGCAATCTCGTGCGCCGTTACGACGGGCGCACGGTAGTGGATGACGTGTCGCTGTCGGTGCTGCCCGGGCAGGTGACGTGTCTTCTGGGGCCGTCGGGCTGTGGCAAGTCGACGACGCTGCGGATGATCGCGGGCGTCGAGATGCAGGATTCGGGCGAAATCTGGGTCGATGGCAAGCTGGTCTGCGATACGGTGTTTCGCGTGCCGCCCGAGCGGCGGCATATCGGATTGATGTTCCAGGATTTCGCTCTGTTCCCGCATCTGCGCGTTGGCGAGAACGTGGCCTTCGGGCTGGGTGGAACGGCCGATGAGAAGGCGGCGCGCGTGGCCGAATTGCTGGAGCGCGTGGGACTGGAAGGCTATGCGCGGAATTTCCCGCACGAGCTTTCGGGGGGCGAACAGCAGCGGGTGGCGCTGGCCCGCGCCTTGGCGCCCCGGCCCTCGATTATGCTGATGGACGAGCCGTTTTCGGGGCTCGACAACCGGCTGCGCGACGGTATCCGAGACGAGACGCTGGAGATCCTGCGCGAGCAGGACACCGCCGTGTTGCTGGTGACGCACGAGCCCGAGGAAGCGATGCGCATGGCCGATACGATCGCGCTGATGCGCGACGGGCGGATCGTGCAGCAGGGCGCGCCGTATAACATCTACAACGCGCCCGCCGACCGCGCGGCGGTGTCGTTCTTCAGCGACGTGAATGTGGTGCGGGGCGAGGTGCATGGCGCGCTGGCGCAGACGCCTTTCGGCCAGTTCCTGGCGCCGGGCGTGCCGGACGGGCAGGCGGTGGAGATCGTGGTGCGCCCGCAGCACGTGAAGCTGGATTTCGACCGCGCGGGCAAGGGCCCGGCGCCGACGATCAGCGACGGCACGGCTGTGCGCGGTGAAGTGCGGCGGGCACGGTTCATGGGGGGCGAAAGCCTTGTCGAGTTTCAGATGGAATTCGGCGGGCCGCGCTTCAAGGTGACGGTTCCGGCGGTGTTCCTGCCCAAGAACGGCACGCCGATGTGGCTGACCATCCGGCGCGACAAGTGCTTTATCTTCCCGGTGGATTGA